One Bemisia tabaci chromosome 7, PGI_BMITA_v3 DNA window includes the following coding sequences:
- the LOC109029612 gene encoding larval cuticle protein A2B-like produces the protein MVFKFCILAALATVASCGHASSSAYVKAAPSHGHPLASYGSYGHGAESYGSYGHGAKSYGSYGHGAESYGSYGHESYHNAHPSYKFAYNVHDPHTHDVKAQEETRDGHHVKGFYSLYEADGSKRVVHYADNGHGFEATVHKEGGHHPVSAPVHYAQAPAYHAAPVYEKY, from the exons ATGGTTTTCAAG TTCTGCATCTTGGCTGCCCTCGCGACAGTGGCTAGCTGTGGCCACGCTAGCTCCTCAGCGTACGTGAAGGCAGCTCCATCGCACGGTCACCCACTGGCATCTTACGGAAGTTACGGCCACGGAGCCGAGTCTTACGGAAGTTACGGCCACGGAGCCAAGTCTTACGGAAGTTACGGCCACGGAGCCGAGTCTTACGGAAGTTACGGCCACGAGTCGTACCACAACGCGCACCCCAGCTACAAGTTCGCGTACAACGTCCACGACCCTCACACCCATGACGTGAAGGCACAGGAAGAGACCCGCGACGGACACCACGTCAAGGGATTCTACTCCCTCTACGAAGCTGACGGCAGCAAGCGAGTCGTCCACTACGCCGACAACGGACACGGATTCGAGGCTACCGTCCACAAAGAGGGCGGTCACCACCCCGTTTCAGCCCCTGTCCACTACGCTCAGGCGCCCGCCTACCACGCCGCTCCGGTCTACGAAAAGTACTGA